The genomic stretch AAAAGCTGCTCCTATCTTTTCTGTAAGAAAACCTCCTATCAAGCTTCCAACAGGGGCAAATCCCATAAATGCCATAACAAAAAAGCTCATCACCCGTCCTCTCATTTCGTTTGTGGTTTCATGTTGAATAAATGTGTTTGTGCATCCCATCTGAAGAAAAGAAATATAACCGATTAAGGCAAGAAGAAAAATTGCAAATCCAAAAATCCTTGTTAACGCAAAAAATATAATCAGCAGTCCAAAAGCCATAGCGGAGTAAAATATTATTTTCCTAATATCGGAAATGTCCTTTTTAGACGCTAGGGTTATCCCGCCAAGAAGCGAGCCCAGCCCCATTGATGCCATGAAAATTCCAAAGCCGGAAGCATTCAAGTGATAAATATCTTTTACAAAAACAGGCATAAGTATCATAAGAAATCCGGTAGTAAAACCTGTTACTGCAAGCAAAATAATTACCATTAATATTTTCTTAGAATTAAGTATATAATCTATTCCAGAAAAAACTTTTTGGGCTAAAGTTTCATCAATATAATCCACGTTCTGCCATAAAGGAGTAACTAAAACTATGGCTATCAATACGGCAAGATAGCTTACCGCATTAACTAAAAAGCAAAATCCTTCCCCATATGCTGAAATAAGTATTCCCGCGATTGCAGGGCCAAGCATTCTTGCGCCGTTTAAAACCAAAGCGTTTAAGCCTATGGCGTTCATTAAATCTTTCTTTCCTACCATGTCGGCAACAAATGACTGCCTGGTCGGCATGTCAAAAGAGTTTATTATTCCCATTAAAACAGCAAGTATAAATATCTGCCATATTTGTATTTTGCCGATCATTGTGATAAT from Elusimicrobiota bacterium encodes the following:
- a CDS encoding MFS transporter produces the protein MKYRILQSLSNSNYRLFFIGQTISFTGNFIQMATLPWLVYRLTNSAMLLGLIGFLSQIFILLLSPFAGAVADHFDRKKLILFTQSSLMLLSFILAIITMIGKIQIWQIFILAVLMGIINSFDMPTRQSFVADMVGKKDLMNAIGLNALVLNGARMLGPAIAGILISAYGEGFCFLVNAVSYLAVLIAIVLVTPLWQNVDYIDETLAQKVFSGIDYILNSKKILMVIILLAVTGFTTGFLMILMPVFVKDIYHLNASGFGIFMASMGLGSLLGGITLASKKDISDIRKIIFYSAMAFGLLIIFFALTRIFGFAIFLLALIGYISFLQMGCTNTFIQHETTNEMRGRVMSFFVMAFMGFAPVGSLIGGFLTEKIGAAFTLALAGIFSFICALILWKKEIKYD